A genomic stretch from Streptomyces venezuelae ATCC 10712 includes:
- a CDS encoding DUF305 domain-containing protein: MLIRRRRAVAAAVVSALAVLALAACESGQDKGAPEGKSSTGTVVAPGKPGEPAKRISPEEAAKLLPDETPNSADFTYVQMMVVHHRQALTMTALAPQRAASPQVKKVAERIAAAQKPEIDAMEGWLKNNGGPREQAGHDHHSMPGMATEAQLKELGAAKGEAFDELFLKLMVTHHEGAVTMAAEVLSEGNNVLVEEMANDVIAQQTAEIGRMRGL, translated from the coding sequence TTGTTGATCCGCCGCCGGCGTGCCGTCGCCGCAGCCGTCGTGTCCGCCCTCGCCGTACTCGCCCTGGCCGCCTGCGAGTCGGGGCAGGACAAGGGCGCTCCGGAGGGGAAGTCCTCGACGGGGACGGTGGTCGCGCCAGGGAAGCCGGGTGAACCGGCGAAGCGGATATCGCCCGAGGAGGCCGCGAAGCTGCTGCCGGACGAGACCCCGAACAGCGCGGACTTCACCTACGTCCAGATGATGGTCGTGCACCACCGGCAGGCGCTGACCATGACGGCGCTCGCCCCGCAGCGGGCGGCCTCCCCGCAGGTCAAGAAGGTGGCCGAGCGGATCGCAGCGGCGCAGAAGCCGGAGATCGACGCGATGGAAGGTTGGCTGAAAAACAACGGTGGCCCGCGCGAACAGGCCGGTCACGACCACCACTCGATGCCGGGGATGGCGACCGAGGCGCAGCTGAAGGAGCTCGGAGCCGCGAAGGGCGAGGCCTTCGACGAGCTGTTCCTGAAGCTGATGGTCACCCACCACGAGGGCGCGGTGACGATGGCGGCCGAGGTGCTGAGCGAGGGCAACAACGTGCTCGTGGAGGAGATGGCGAACGACGTGATCGCCCAGCAGACGGCGGAGATCGGACGCATGCGGGGGCTGTGA
- a CDS encoding ArsR/SmtB family transcription factor — translation MTTATSPRALEHPTRAQIRLEAVLHALSDPVRLRIVRELASERAALACSHFVLPVTKSTTTHHFRVLRESGVIQQMYRGTAKLNALREDDLEALFPGLLAAILAAAGAQSDRDPEDGPASGDR, via the coding sequence ATGACGACCGCCACCAGCCCCCGCGCCCTCGAACACCCCACGCGCGCCCAGATCCGTCTCGAGGCGGTGCTGCACGCGCTCTCTGATCCGGTACGCCTGCGGATCGTGCGGGAACTGGCGAGCGAGCGCGCGGCACTCGCCTGCTCGCACTTCGTCCTCCCGGTCACCAAGTCCACGACGACGCACCACTTCCGGGTGCTGCGCGAAAGCGGCGTCATCCAGCAGATGTACCGCGGCACGGCCAAGCTCAACGCGCTGCGCGAGGACGACCTCGAAGCGCTCTTCCCCGGCCTCCTCGCCGCGATCCTGGCCGCGGCCGGAGCCCAGTCCGACCGCGACCCCGAGGACGGCCCGGCCTCCGGCGACCGGTGA
- a CDS encoding NADH:flavin oxidoreductase/NADH oxidase yields the protein MSVALFEPYTLRSLTVPNRVWMAPMCQYSAEMTGPNAGVATDWHFAHYASRATGGTGLILVEATAVSPEGRISPADLGLWNDTQTEALRRIAGFLKDHGTVAGIQIGHAGRKASTKRPWEGRGPVPEDGPGWQPVAPSPVEFAEGHPVPTELTVERIHEITGQFADAARRALDAGFQVVEIHGAHGYLIGEFLSPHSNHRTDAYGGSFENRTRLALEVVDAVRAVWPEELPVFFRVSATDWLAERGWTADETVRFAALLREHGVDLLDVSSGGNGGPAEIPVGPGYQVPFAARVKAETGLPVAAVGLITESDQAEKIVANGEADAVLLGRELLRDASWARRAARDLGATTHPAPPPYAWAI from the coding sequence ATGAGCGTCGCCCTGTTCGAGCCCTACACCCTGCGGTCGCTGACCGTGCCCAACCGGGTCTGGATGGCACCCATGTGCCAGTACTCCGCGGAGATGACCGGCCCGAACGCGGGGGTCGCCACGGACTGGCACTTCGCCCACTACGCCTCCCGGGCGACCGGCGGCACCGGCCTGATCCTGGTCGAGGCCACGGCGGTCTCCCCCGAGGGCCGGATCAGCCCCGCCGACCTCGGCCTCTGGAACGACACGCAGACGGAGGCGCTGCGCCGGATCGCGGGCTTCCTCAAGGACCACGGCACCGTGGCCGGCATCCAGATCGGCCACGCCGGCCGCAAGGCCTCCACCAAGCGCCCCTGGGAGGGCCGCGGACCCGTCCCCGAGGACGGCCCCGGCTGGCAGCCCGTCGCGCCGAGCCCGGTCGAGTTCGCCGAGGGCCACCCGGTGCCGACCGAGCTCACCGTGGAGCGCATCCACGAGATCACCGGGCAGTTCGCGGACGCCGCGCGCCGCGCCCTCGACGCCGGCTTCCAGGTCGTCGAGATCCACGGCGCCCACGGCTACCTCATCGGCGAGTTCCTCTCCCCGCACAGCAACCACCGCACCGACGCCTACGGCGGCTCCTTCGAGAACCGGACCCGCCTCGCCCTGGAGGTCGTCGACGCCGTGCGGGCCGTGTGGCCCGAGGAGCTGCCCGTCTTCTTCCGCGTCTCGGCCACCGACTGGCTCGCGGAGCGCGGCTGGACCGCCGACGAGACCGTACGGTTCGCCGCGCTGCTCCGTGAGCACGGCGTCGACCTCCTCGACGTGTCCAGCGGCGGCAACGGCGGACCGGCCGAGATCCCGGTCGGCCCCGGCTACCAGGTGCCCTTCGCCGCGCGCGTCAAGGCGGAGACCGGGCTGCCGGTCGCCGCCGTCGGTCTGATCACCGAGAGCGACCAGGCCGAGAAGATCGTCGCCAACGGCGAGGCCGACGCCGTGCTCCTGGGCCGCGAGCTGCTGCGCGACGCCTCCTGGGCCCGGCGCGCCGCCCGCGACCTGGGCGCGACGACCCACCCGGCTCCGCCGCCGTACGCCTGGGCGATCTGA
- a CDS encoding WD40/YVTN/BNR-like repeat-containing protein — MPDVLLTVGTRKGLFIGRRHDGRWEFDDPAFPAQAVYSVAIDTRGPVPRLLVGGDSAHWGPSVFHSDDLGRTWTEPARPAVKFPEDTGASLERVWQLHPAPGHAPGVVYAGTEPAALFRSADGGESFELVRPLWEHPTRSQWVPGGGGEAVHTVVTDRRDPDALTVAVSTAGVFRSRDGGAAWEPSNKGVSAVFLPDQHPEFGQCVHKIAQDAGDLDRLYLQNHWGVFRSDDAGASWTDIGAGLPSDFGFAVAAHPHRPDTAYVFPITADSDRVPAGRRCRVFRTTDAGASWEPLSRGLPEGDHYGTVLRDALCTDDADPAGVYFGNRNGEVYASADDGDSWQLLADHLPDVLCVRAAVV; from the coding sequence ATGCCCGACGTACTCCTCACCGTAGGCACCCGCAAGGGGCTCTTCATCGGCCGCAGGCACGACGGCCGATGGGAGTTCGACGATCCGGCCTTCCCCGCCCAGGCGGTCTACTCGGTCGCCATCGACACCCGCGGGCCGGTCCCGCGGCTGCTCGTGGGCGGGGACAGCGCCCACTGGGGCCCCTCCGTCTTCCACTCCGACGACCTCGGCAGGACCTGGACCGAACCGGCCCGCCCCGCCGTGAAGTTCCCCGAGGACACCGGCGCCTCCCTGGAGCGCGTCTGGCAGCTCCACCCGGCGCCCGGACACGCCCCCGGCGTGGTGTACGCGGGGACGGAGCCGGCCGCCCTGTTCCGGTCGGCGGACGGCGGGGAGTCCTTCGAGCTCGTCCGCCCGCTGTGGGAGCACCCGACCCGCTCCCAGTGGGTTCCGGGCGGGGGCGGCGAGGCCGTGCACACGGTCGTGACCGACCGCCGCGACCCCGACGCGCTCACGGTCGCGGTGTCCACCGCCGGGGTGTTCCGCTCGCGGGACGGCGGGGCGGCGTGGGAGCCCTCCAACAAGGGCGTGTCCGCGGTGTTCCTGCCGGACCAGCACCCGGAGTTCGGGCAGTGCGTGCACAAGATCGCCCAGGACGCGGGCGATCTCGACCGGCTCTACCTCCAGAACCACTGGGGTGTCTTCCGCAGCGACGACGCGGGCGCCAGCTGGACGGACATCGGCGCCGGGCTGCCCTCCGACTTCGGCTTCGCGGTCGCCGCGCACCCCCACCGGCCGGACACCGCGTATGTCTTCCCCATCACCGCCGACTCCGACCGGGTCCCGGCCGGCCGCCGGTGCCGGGTGTTCCGCACGACCGACGCCGGGGCCAGCTGGGAGCCGCTGAGCCGGGGACTGCCCGAGGGCGACCACTACGGCACGGTGCTGCGGGACGCGCTGTGCACGGACGACGCGGATCCGGCGGGCGTGTACTTCGGCAACCGCAACGGCGAGGTGTACGCCAGCGCGGACGACGGCGACAGCTGGCAGCTCCTCGCCGATCACCTGCCGGACGTGCTGTGCGTCCGGGCGGCGGTGGTCTGA
- a CDS encoding uracil-DNA glycosylase, with protein MTARPLNELVEPGWAEALSPVAGRVAEMGDFLRAEIAAGRTYLPAGQHVLRAFQQPFDEVRVLIVGQDPYPTPGMAIGLSFAVAPEVRSLPGSLENIFRELHTDLGLPRPSNGDLTPWTRQGVLLLNRALTTAPRKPAAHRGKGWEEVTEQAIRALAARGKPLVSILWGRDARNARPLLGKLPAIESAHPSPMSADRGFFGSRPFSRANELLLQQGAQPVDWRLP; from the coding sequence CCCTGAGCCCCGTCGCGGGCCGTGTGGCGGAGATGGGCGACTTCCTGCGCGCGGAGATCGCCGCGGGCCGGACCTATCTGCCGGCCGGACAGCACGTGCTGCGGGCCTTCCAGCAACCCTTCGACGAGGTGCGGGTCCTGATCGTGGGTCAGGACCCTTATCCCACGCCGGGGATGGCGATCGGCCTGAGCTTCGCGGTCGCGCCCGAGGTCCGCTCGCTGCCGGGCAGCCTGGAGAACATCTTCCGGGAGCTGCACACCGACCTCGGGCTGCCCCGGCCGTCGAACGGCGATCTGACCCCCTGGACCCGCCAGGGCGTCCTCCTGCTCAACAGGGCGCTGACCACGGCGCCGCGCAAGCCGGCCGCGCATCGCGGCAAGGGCTGGGAAGAGGTCACCGAGCAGGCGATCCGCGCGCTCGCCGCGCGCGGCAAGCCGCTGGTGTCGATCCTGTGGGGCCGCGACGCGCGCAACGCCCGCCCGCTCCTCGGCAAACTCCCCGCGATCGAGTCCGCGCACCCGTCCCCGATGTCGGCGGACCGCGGCTTCTTCGGCTCCCGTCCCTTCAGCCGCGCGAACGAACTCCTGCTGCAGCAGGGCGCCCAGCCGGTTGACTGGCGCCTGCCCTGA